ttgcatttctcGCTCGAGCGAGGAACGAAGACGAGTgataattaaggaaaaatgtttttatttaataaaatacataagaaattcgATAActtacatgcatgtggttcacgtggagcTTCAAATTTTCAGGACGTTACAGGTTTTCTTTGCAATATCATTCAGACTATTGACTTACATAAAGATATCATCAACAGATGAAGATATTATGATCGATCGTTTTACAAaattatcacctgcatcaaattTGGACAAATCAGTGTAAAGTTCTGAATACGGAGAGCTgatgattttaagtgatgtttGCAATAGGGGAGCAGTCAAAGTTGTATTTTTTTTCCTCGTCTATCATTTTTTTCTCGTGGTTTTTCAAAACTAAGTTTTTAATGAGACAATTAACAATCAGCAATAGATGTCGTACTTTTTTTCCTTCACTATGATTTTGTCTAACTAGGTTTTCCTAGAAAAGTTTTAACGATGTGCATCAATCGTCGGGGAAACGTCCAAAGAAAGTATCTATTGATGTACTCTTTTTCTTTCGTTTTGATTTTTCCCAATGTGTTTTAATGACAAATTTTAACGAGACATCATTGAGTCCCGACAAAGTTTCTAAGCATCCATCTTGCCAAATGGATATTTGACGAATCaattgtttttgaaaataatcatgtATTGAAGAGTGGTGTTATAAATGTATTCTTATTGCAGTATGATTACCTTTTTGAGTTagatttgaaatatttataatcAAGATAAATAAGACAAAATAATATAGGTAAAGATTTGTATGTTGTAATCTTACCCTATAAATAGGGTGATTGTATTCAATGAAAAATGCACCTCAGTATTGACTCATTATCTTTTTTCTTTTATGAATTTTCTCTACTcatcttttatttcttttatgGTTTATAACATCAATCATTTATTATTACACTTTATTTGTttctataattaattaaaaaaacacaAACATGAAATATAGAAATAGATAAGTGTTTTTATTAATAATGgtttatcttttatttataattttagattttaaaaaataaaacataaatttatattttatccaCTATTCTACACGCGCCCGAATCAAACCCCGACAGCTCAGAAGATGATCTAATTGCTCACATTCTTCCAACCAATTTCAATATGTAAGAGCTCTCCCGATTTTGACACGTTACACCTCCGCCTTTCTTTTTTTACATGTGGAGCCCCATTTATTTAGTACACACATAATTATTCATCCTTCTACCAACTTCTCTGATCTTGTATACttttcatatattaatattaatatatgctTATCTGTGTACATCTTAAATAATCATTTTCACCGTCCCTAATAAAATTTGGTATATTATTACAGctgtggttttttttttttaagaaaaaaacaaattaattttgaaaaaaatttacgaTCAATTTTGTGAGGTTAATTTCTTATCCAATACTATTGATTTAAAAACTCGAATGAAAATACGTAAGAACTTGTAATTATGATATTCGTAAGCCGACTTCTTATGAATATCTATTTatcttaattttatttaaaattatttatcgtAATTTATCGaatctatttaaagattatcTTTATTCGaattacaaaatattttcacgTAAAAAACGGatgtcagtttttttttttttttgaaatgaaaacggATGTcagttaaaaatataaaaagttGATGTTTCATTTGTTCATCCAAGTCCACGTGGCGATTAGAGATTCCACGCGGTTGCATTTCGCGTCTTTACCTCCTCAACTGTTGACACCTATTCTTTTATAAAACAGTTAACACCTTCCCCCTTATTTATACGTTTTGGTATTTAGAGCACATTTCTCTCCATTTTCTGTTCAGTAAGCTAATTAAAACTAATTTCGATCAATGGGTTCTGCAACATTCGTTGAAGTTCTTTTGGCCATACTGTTGCCACCCCTCGGAGTTTTCCTAAGATTTGGCTGTGGAGTAAGTGTCCTTTTtgtgatgttaaattaaattaaactagGTAGAAAGTATACTTTAATCAAGAATTTTAGAGTCGAGTTTTtatgtagtttttttttttttttttatctaatgAACTGAAATGGGCTGTTTTCCACTTCTTTGGCTAATTGAATTTGTGTTGACAAGTTTTCTCTAAATTTTATTTGACGCAGATCGAATTTTGGATATGTTTGTTGCTGACAATCTTGGGATACATACCTGGGATTTTATATGCCCTTTACGTGTTGGTTGCGTAGCCCCAATGAGTTAACAATTGAAATTTCGATCCCAAATTTCTTGTTCATCTTAGTCTATTAATTCACTCGGTTTCGCGTAGATCCCTCcattagtgtgtgtgtgtgtttgtgtgtgatgagttttgtgttttaatttatGGTGTAAATTGGGATATTGGCTTCGACATGTTCAATGATGCCTGTAATCAATGTTGTATTGAATAAGATTTTCTTTTGTTCTGAATCTGATTTGCCCAAATATTTGGAGGCCACTGCTTCAGTTCTTAGCTTATTGTCGTTcactaaaatataattttagttCCAAATGTAATCGGACGGAGATGATGACAATTGAGACAGTCCCAACATTCGATGTGATTTACCAAAGTATATTTCCATTCTTACACGCCCTCTCACATTTCTTTCATTTCATAGTTAGTTGATAGAAAGTTTTTGGTCTCTTGTAATTGTCGGGGGATGATGTCATTAAATCATTGTAATAAGACTATTTTTTATATTGATGCAATCTcgct
The sequence above is a segment of the Primulina tabacum isolate GXHZ01 chromosome 6, ASM2559414v2, whole genome shotgun sequence genome. Coding sequences within it:
- the LOC142548085 gene encoding low temperature-induced protein lt101.2-like; the encoded protein is MGSATFVEVLLAILLPPLGVFLRFGCGIEFWICLLLTILGYIPGILYALYVLVA